From one Rhodamnia argentea isolate NSW1041297 chromosome 1, ASM2092103v1, whole genome shotgun sequence genomic stretch:
- the LOC115740336 gene encoding hydrophobic protein RCI2B-like: protein MGETATCVDILLAIILPPLGVFLKYGCKIEFWICLLLTILGYIPGIIYAIWIITKN, encoded by the exons ATGGGCGAAACGGCCACGTGCGTAGACATCCTCTTGGCCATCATCTTGCCTCCTCTGGGGGTCTTCCTCAAGTATGGCTGCAAG ATTGAGTTCTGGATCTGCCTTCTGCTGACCATACTCGGCTATATTCCCGGGATTATTTATGCTATCTGGATCATCACCAAGAACTGA